In Conger conger chromosome 9, fConCon1.1, whole genome shotgun sequence, the genomic stretch TACATCAAATTATAACATGTAATAATTCCTCTTACACTTTTCTCACATTTACAAAACAATCTTAGAAATTGTGTCATTTGTAAGAATGTAAGGAATATTTCTAAGTTGTAGAATGATagctttgtttttgccagatGGAGATTTTAAGTAGGGGAAATACGTTGGGAAGTCTGCATAATGCAATGGGTGCGTACACCGCCACCTAGTGGATGGACACAAATCTATTTAAGATATTTTTCTTAATCAAATGTTTTAACAACCATAAAACCATATGATCTCAAACAATCTCATATATTGACCATCCGACTAATTTAGACATATCTACTTAATGTAGTAGGTAAGTTCATATTGCTCTTTAGTGCTTGCACAGTCCACAGCAATGGTTCACAAGggtacattatacattatacaaatacattgcatacgtaacgttagctaaagtaaaatgctgtaaagttagcacctaacgttagctagctgcaACAGACAACGCTAACGATACCCTAGGCTAGCCTCattctgtctttgtaacgtAACCTTTATTAACTGTCTTATATACGTTTTTTAAACGTACCTTAGGTACGTACAATTTTACGGTGTAATGAAGCACCTGCTTCGATCATGACGAGGGGTCAAGGTAACATAGCTAATGCTGGGCAAATCCATCTACCCAGACTTCAGAAGAAGCAGTTGTCAGACGTCAGACAACAATCGCAGCACCCATCGTAAATAGCAAACCATCAACTAAAAGACAACGCAAAGCATTTGTTCCTGCATTACATTCAAACAAAACATGGCATAAGCTCCCTACATAAAATATATCAATTTAAACATGGGAGTGTACAAATTCAGCATCTTCACATTTCGCAAATGATTTGTAACATTCCACTGTTAGTATTTTCACTCTTGCATTTCTATCTTTGAAAAAAGAGGGATTCCTATTGTTCCACATGTCACTGTTTTTACTGGGCAATAGCTCAATATTTATTGATAGGTTGGAGACTATTTGGTTTGTTATTGAAGGCCTCTACGAGTAGTTTACAAACGTAGGCCTACCaccatgtaaaaatgaatggtgTCTTTAAAAATACACCTCTCGTGTACCCCTATCTCATGAAGCAATCATTGATTTAACTGACATAATAGGGAAAAACGACATTAGGGAAGCAAGGCAGCTACGCTTCTTGTACGTTTTTCTTGCGACGAGTTACttgaataatacaaaataccatccattcatccattatctgaacccgcttatgctgatcagggtcgcaggggggctggagcctatcccagcatacattgggcgaaaggcaggaatacaccctggacaggtcgccagtccatcgcagggcacacacaccattcattcactcacacactcatacctacgggcaatttagactctccaatcagcctaacatgcatgtctttggactgtgggaggaaaccggggtacccagaggaaataataataatatctagAGACACGTCTACCAATAATGTTTTTTACAACGATGTCAAACCAGCGAATGTGTGAGATTGGATTGGTCAATCTTGACATACAACAACAGAGTGCTCCGCTCATTGCACATTTACACAACTTCCTGATTACTCATTTTATCTTCTTGTGCTAAAAACACGGACTATTGAAGACGCGTGTGTTGTTGATTTCATaatctcttccttttttttacatttcatgttgACTCAGACGTTTGTTGTTCGGTATCGGGGGTGGTATGTGACGCATCCGTCAAGACGATACTGTACCAGTTTTTGGTTCCAAATAGCTAAAGCGCCCCCTGGAGGTGAAGTTCCTTGTCTTGTTATAGCGTACGTCACTGATTACAGCAGGACGGTCTAATCTTTTTCGGCCATTTTGCGAGTGAGATCAGTCGGGTGCGTGTCGTCCGAGtcgtttttattttgaaatcttCTTCGAGGGCTGTTGAAGCTTTAACAAAACCATCCTCACGAAGATACGGCAGAGACGCGCCGAGAATTTCATCTCTTCCAAGTTATCGTCCTAGTATCGCATGTCCACTATCCAGAACCTCCAATCTTTCGGTAAGTTATGTCCAGCAAGCAAGTCGACCAAGGCCCGTTTCGTTCGGTCGACAGTGAAGTCTTTGTCCGATTTGAAAATGGCGAATGGACTTCATTTTTTTACGGAAGGGAAAAAAGTGGTCGTTTGCGCTTCATCAGACAACCCCCACTTTCAATGCAGTGCGGTTTTTTGTTAACGTTCTAGGTACCTTTTAAACAAACACTTGTTCGTTTTTTGTTACTATAGTGTAGGCCTTGCTGCCTTTTCCGAATTGTTATCGAGGGCGGATGGATAGAGTTTAACTTTACGGTAGGCTACGTTACTTTTAATGTCCGAATCGATACATTGCTagatatacatttaaaatagggCCTAGTTCGTGTTCCTTAGTCTTTAGTTTAGCGCATTTTTGTAACAATCTGACAAGTTAAACCGACCCCGTTTGAAAGCGTGGTAATGCGAATGTTAGCGGGCTAATCTAGCCTAGCTAATGCCGATTATGATTAAGTATGGAAGGAGGTAGTTGCGTATATACATGTATGGCTATATGTAGAATATTCCACACTCGGAAATGCTAGCTAGCAGTGGGCCTAATCGCACTATTTTCTAAAGCACATTAGAATGCGTTTAAACCATCGCTTCTGACCTTAGCAGGCGAATGTGTTCATTTCAGCCTTTTATTGCTGCTATGTTGGTTATAtgggttattttgtttttaaaatgtttctgtttttcgtATATCTAgtggtttatttttgtcttgCTCCAGTGAATATGATCCGTCGTCAACAGACATCCGTGTCGTCATGTGGCCTAGGCTACGGTTTCTCaccgtccctctccctctctctctctctctctctccatccttcctccccccccgccccagatCCCTTTGCTGATGCAACTAAGGGTGACGACTTAGTCCCAGCGGGGACAGAGGACTACATACACATAAGGATCCAGCAGCGGAACGGCCGCAAGACGCTGACCACCGTGCAGGGAATCGCAGATGATTACGACAAAAAGAAGCTGGTGAAGGCTTTCAAGAAGGTAGCTAGCTAGGCCTGAAGCTAACGTTACCGTAGACCCCGCCTTAGCAACGGAAGGCGGCGCTTCCGTGTCTGCGTTGCCGTTAGCAGCGGGTTTATTTAGCTTTTGCGTTCCCTTCAAGACAACCGGgattgtttatattttaatagtGGGAAGCTTAATCTGTTAATCGTTTTGTAGACCAAAAACCCCCTATTTTTAGTTGTACAAGTAGGCACTGGTTTGAGAACTGGCTATGCGTCAGTTGCAATTTTTTCCCCGAGGCCTctaccccaacccccacccccaccccatacACTCGTTTAGCGATCCCTTCAAATCGGTCTGGGAGTCGCCTGCATTCTGCCTAAACTAAATTAATTTCATAGGGTGTATTATCAGACTTGTTTCGGTAAATGTTAATTCCAGTAAAAACGAGTGGCTCTTGAATCGATTCTGTTACGAATTTCCATaaacatgtgggtgtgtgtgtgtaaccccaCCCTCTGGACACTAAATGAGCTtttgtgcgtctctgtgtgacAGAAATTTGCCTGCAATGGCACTGTGATCGAGCACCCAGAGTACGGGGAGGTGATCCAGCTGCAAGGAGACCAGCGCAAGAACATCTGCCAGTTCCTCCTGGAAGTAAGTCTGCCTCTCCCCGTCCGGACCGGTTCTGTTTCTGCAGAACCTCTGGCCGGCCTCGGTACCctgtagagcagtggtctgaAACTTGTTCCTGCCGTGGGtcatgtgtatgcaggttttcagcGCAGAATATAAGCAACTGTTGAAGACTCGTATAACCAACGCACACGCTTCACTTCATCTGCGAACATACGGCCCCGATCCCGCAAGTTCTTGGGCTAATGGTATAATCGTGATCTGAGACTGGAGTAAAAACCAGCGTGCACGTGGCCTTCTGTGGCACTGTCCGAGTGGTAATCTGGCCAGTCGGCAGCACCAATTACCCCGGAGGAAAGGACCGTGGCTGGATTTGGTTTCAGGGGTCAGATCAGGGacgggcaactccagtcctggcgGGCAGGTGTGTaagcaggattttgctgccaccagttgcCCTGGCTCAGTCAGCCAAtaagccatatgcaccatgaccgattcactcgtaaattaggcCACAATGCCCAAACGCAACAAGACGGGAACACTTATCGGCTCCTGTTTGTGTCATGGAATGTggcttaaatgcatatgcaataAGTGTgcaattaagagcagaagttgctcTGAAATCCAGAAGCGGatccttgcccatccctgggcTAGATTGACGCTCCCTGCTGTAGCAGGGCTTGTTCtgagtgtgtattttttttttttttccccccagatcGGGATCGTGAAGGAGGAACAGCTGAAGGTGCACGGGTTCTAGAGGGGCATGCTGACAGCCCGAAGCCCCCGACCCTCCTCTtagcccccaccccaccccaccctttcCCAAAAAACATGCATTGAACAAGAAAGTTTAGCAACACTTCGTTATCTGCAGCGAGGCAATAGAGAAAATCCCTGAAAACGTATGAATAAAGGAAACTAGATAaggctgatttttttttttttccttgtagGGAAAACATTGAACAACACTGCttgagtttttatttaaaaaaaacaaaaaaaacaaacaaacattttttgttatctTTCTGTAGTAGCATATCTGAGGCGTGTGCTGGTCTGTAGGAGCACCGGTTTGGTTGTTCTCCGTTGTGACGCGGTGTAGCTTGGCGGCTGCGTCCGGCCTCTCGGTCGGTTGTTTGAGCGGGTCGTCCTCGGCGACTCCCTGAGCTGTGGCGGGCGTGAAATGGCGGGCGGTCTGGGCGACGTACCTTCTGGCGGTCGGGCTGATCTGGGGTCGGGCTGGCGCCTCTGGCCGCCCTCCCTGTCCTGCAGCGCTGCGTCCGTGtggctgatcctggatcagtggaGATGAGGTCCTGGGCCACTCCGGGGTTTTAAAACGCGCTgcttccgtttttttttttttttttttttttttttttaaatcgcccGGTTTTAACAGAACTGAACTCTCCAGTGGTTATTTTTGTGGTGGGGGGGAGATGACGGGCTGTAGGGGGCCTGGGGGGTCCCCGCGTAGGGCTGCGTTACGCTGCTGCGGCCTGTTTTTATCTGTAttcatcccccccctccccggctcCCGGGTTGGCGGGACGGCGGGTTTGGGTTCTGCCGTGCCTCGTCTCGAGGCGCGGCGATGCCCTCTGGCCCCAAAGTGCCGGCGGTGAGAGCAGCTCCGCTCCGTCTCGCCTATGCAACGCACCGCTGTGTGTCCCTCGCCCCCTCGGGGCCGGCACGGTCGCCCGCTAAACCGCTGGCTTGTGCGAAAGTTCCCCCCCCGACAGTGACCGCTTTCTGCCATCGTTCTAGGGTTGTCGGGCGGGGTCATGCATGgagactgagtgtgtggtggtccatatgcgttttttttttttttttctccccctaaatttaatttaatatttttattgccTCCTAGTTTGTAGGTGGTTACTCATAGTTCCTCAGGTACACGCCTCTTTTTTGCCCCTCCTGCAAAAAATCTGGGTGAATTTGTGGCACCGTGACTCAGATTCTGTGACGACGCAGAACTTTCAGAACTTTCTCGAGTTTCAGAACTTTCCGGAGCAGTATCTGCCCCGGTGGGATGACGGACAGGTGGGTCGGAGTTGCCCATTGGGTCGACTTGGTGAAGCTCCGCCTGGTGGTTTCGCGCTGTCTTCTGTCCACAGTCGCCCATGACGACCGGACCCGTCCTGGTGTTCTGGGCTGACGGTCACCCAGCCCCTCGCATAACAAAGTGACACTCCCCAAAGCAGGAGGTGTAGTAACTGCCACGTGGGCGGACCTGGGCCCAGACCGTGTTCCTAGGAGTGCTGGTGTAGGATCGGTTTGGACCGGCTCCTAGAGAAGGTTGGTGTATGTCCAGTGGGAAGACCGAATGATGACTCTTACGCTaacggttttcttttttttttttcttaaggaGGCAATGGGCTCTTAATTTGAAACGTTTAGGAGCACGTTAACCCATTCCAATGAATTAGCAAACTAAGTTATGTCTCCAGTTGGCACACGGTAATTTTCGGGAGCGCTGAAGATCCCTGCTGGTCCTGGATCTGCGGtcctggtgtgagtgtgagtttgggcCCTGGGCTGCGCCGTGTTGACCCGCCGCTGGGTGGCCGCTCCCCCCGCGGCTCCGCGCTTTGAAACGCGGCCGCGACTGCCGCACGTGCAGCTCGGAGTTTAACCAAATGAGACCCATGCACTGTACAAAAACTGAGATTATGGAactattttcaataaaataagcttttattctaatttattttctttctctcaaaccTCCAACCAGCAATAAAAGACATTGGGGAAATCATTTGAAGAAATTTTCTGAAGACGGTTGTTGCTAAACTTTTTTAGTCTTTGAATGTTAAAGTATTCACATGAATATTTACAGCTGAACATACGATGATGATTCTCCTGTGATGCGTTTTGAGTCGCATGCTTGATTTCATGATTGGACGGCTGCCCTGTTCGATTAGAATCGTgtttatttgaattttatttcttttttccaatAAAAGCCGGTAACAGTTCCCCTCTGCTTCTTGCCCATTCATTAAAAGATATTTGGTTCCATGTACACGTACTCAATGCTCAGGTGCTGCACCAGAAACGCAAGAGGATGGGTTTTGAAGGGGTCACTTCTATGGCTGAAGACCGGTTTAACAGCGGACCTGTCGCCCCCTGGGGGTTGTGGACGGTACCAGTACTTGGTCATGCTTTatgcaatgaaaatataaatatgaaatcagTTTTTTGATGGGTGTGTTCCTGAATCAGAATGTTGAAAACTGAAGTAGCCTCAGTGTGCTGTGATGTTCCCAGAGGTTATATGCACGATGTACTTAATGGCAATCATTAACCTAAATAAGTTGGTGGCTGCATTACTTGAGCACACGGGTCTCGCAGTGCATGCATCGGGCAAATGGTTCCAACCTGAAAATGAGATGTATCGTAATCGACGAGAAATTGGGTaaatgcgcgcgcacacaacCTCTGTAGCACAACCACAGCGAGTGAAATGTGCAGGTCCTTGGACTTCGATAAATGTGGTACGCAACCACCGCTCACAAAAACTGGGCCAATCTATAAAGTTGTACATTAAACCGAATTTgatataaccccccccccccccaaaggccTTGAACAAAGTGTGTGGACTCAAATGAGCCAGTGgtgttgaggaaaaaaaaaaacactgcggtcctccagcATCGAATCAGAACTCTTTTTATGGTCATTTCAAATTTGTGCAGGCCGGGGGTTCAGTACCGTTCAGTACCGTTCAGGCCCCACGccatagttttttatttttttggctgaTCGTCACATTGTAATGTCTGCTGCGCGAGGACCCCAATTCTCGCTCGTATGTAATCTGTGCTGGACCGCTGCCCAGACCAGCAGACGCGATTCTGCCATCGGACAGGGCCTTATTTTACAGCACCGGGCCGCTCCTGGTTGATTATAAATGTGTGTACACACGACGCAGGAGTAACGAcgactgaggtgtgtgtggaaatTCGCCTTTGTATAATGCATGGCATTTACAGTAAATcagaagctttaaaaaaaataaaaacatgcgagtgttttattcattttcccctATGcgtaaaataaaaccattaattCTCGGTATTCGCATATGCACACCGAGTTGCTATGGGAATCGCGACAAACTGGAACTGTGGTAACAACGACCATAACCGGCTCTAGCCAAACGGAGTAAAGATGCTGACGCCTTAAATATGACAGCATTTTTTATGCTAAAGTTAAAACGACAGTTCTcgagttttttcccccctccttgTTGTGTCTGAACAGATGGTGGTGTGCAGGTAGCCCTGCGGCTACATCCAGCTTTCTTCTCACTACTCAATTGATTTTGGCAAGAAGACTTTTAAAATAGGACTAGGATAATGCCAAATGTATCTGATTTTCACTTCTCATTTCTCACGTGTCGCATTGTTTTGCCGTTTCCCGTTCGTCCCTGCGGATTTGCCACAGTGCGTTGTCTGTAGCTGAAGTGCTAGA encodes the following:
- the LOC133136377 gene encoding eukaryotic translation initiation factor 1b, with protein sequence MSTIQNLQSFDPFADATKGDDLVPAGTEDYIHIRIQQRNGRKTLTTVQGIADDYDKKKLVKAFKKKFACNGTVIEHPEYGEVIQLQGDQRKNICQFLLEIGIVKEEQLKVHGF